In Pseudomonas alcaliphila JAB1, a single window of DNA contains:
- a CDS encoding LysR family transcriptional regulator, translating to MNLRHLRCFIAVAEELHFGRAARRLHMEQSPLSRTIRQLEAGLGVMLLERTPRGVRLTPAGQVFLEEARRVLLTLEQAQTKTRAVAVGHRGTLRIALAGGVGRTRLSALLALCREEAPEVGIRLFEAPLLQVVGGLGNDLYDAAFAMAGEMAAGVVARPVWQDPLVVAIPARHPLLAHKRVPLDEVVGYPLVLCHPQVCAECSRQCERLLRLVETPPVVAEYVTTHSLMLALVAAGYGVGFSTAAHAVACRQADVIVRPLDEDSAALTTYLLHPEGAMSEPLRHFIDRAQRVGHMPLDTQRLA from the coding sequence ATGAACTTACGCCATCTTCGCTGCTTCATCGCCGTGGCCGAGGAGTTGCACTTCGGCCGGGCGGCGCGGCGGCTGCATATGGAGCAGTCGCCCCTGTCGCGCACGATCCGCCAACTGGAGGCAGGCCTGGGCGTGATGCTGCTGGAGCGCACGCCGCGCGGCGTGCGCCTGACCCCGGCCGGGCAGGTGTTTCTGGAGGAGGCCCGGCGCGTGCTGCTGACCCTTGAGCAAGCCCAGACCAAGACGCGGGCGGTGGCGGTGGGACACCGGGGCACCCTGCGCATCGCCCTGGCCGGCGGCGTCGGGCGGACCCGGCTGTCGGCGCTGCTCGCGCTGTGCCGCGAGGAGGCGCCGGAAGTGGGCATCCGGCTGTTCGAGGCGCCGCTGTTGCAGGTGGTGGGCGGCCTGGGCAACGACCTGTACGACGCGGCCTTTGCGATGGCCGGCGAGATGGCGGCCGGGGTGGTCGCCAGGCCGGTGTGGCAAGATCCACTGGTGGTGGCCATACCCGCGCGGCACCCCTTGCTGGCGCACAAGCGGGTACCGCTGGACGAGGTGGTGGGCTACCCGCTGGTGCTGTGTCACCCGCAGGTGTGTGCGGAGTGCAGCCGGCAATGCGAGCGCCTGCTGCGCCTGGTGGAGACACCGCCGGTCGTGGCCGAGTACGTGACGACCCACTCGTTGATGCTGGCCCTGGTGGCGGCCGGCTATGGCGTGGGATTTTCCACCGCGGCGCACGCGGTGGCATGCCGGCAGGCGGACGTGATCGTCCGGCCGCTGGACGAGGACTCGGCGGCGTTGACGACCTACCTGCTACATCCCGAGGGCGCGATGTCGGAGCCGCTGCGCCACTTCATCGACCGTGCTCAGCGTGTCGGCCATATGCCGTTGGATACGCAACGGCTCGCATGA
- a CDS encoding ParB family protein, whose translation MAELTPQDMAAKLLATGFERSGPSAATLSDPIADTSMVVTLDQLRPYDHDPRVTRNPAYAEIKASIRERGLDAPPTITRRPGEAHYIIRNGGNTRLAILRELWSETKEERFFRIACLFRPWPARGEIVALTGHLAENELRGGLTFIERALGIEKAREFYEQESGQALSQSELARRLTSDGYPVPQSHISRMNDAVRYLLPAIPTLLYGGLGRHQVDRLAVLRKACERTWERRALGRTVAVDFATLFQDVLTQFDTQPDDFSPQRVQDELVGQMAELLEADYDTLALEINDSESRQRALISEPAAPTPPVAPVVPAAPPPPISAPQQPSASSVPRDTTPVAPPAPAATPPASPEAPEDQQGQRDECLQGHIVTPAPTTERLQSIQRMVADQLGDKLPDFEADALRAIPVQAGGLFPISDVWYIEPGLDAPDRLRVHIAQFAREIGEEAAVADHIEASAGGIGFVCVSPAVGQAKALPAFARAVLTLLHVLSVAPPAANGLDRARLADELAALLHGHGGSATRLSDAALVKLFRLLRLARRLLDLEAGVASQDS comes from the coding sequence GTGGCTGAGCTGACGCCGCAGGACATGGCTGCCAAGCTGCTGGCCACCGGCTTCGAGCGCAGCGGCCCTTCGGCCGCGACCTTGAGCGACCCCATCGCCGACACGTCGATGGTGGTGACCCTGGACCAGTTGCGGCCCTACGACCACGACCCGCGCGTGACCCGCAACCCGGCCTATGCAGAGATCAAGGCGTCCATCCGCGAACGCGGGCTGGACGCGCCCCCCACGATCACGCGCAGACCGGGCGAGGCGCACTACATCATTCGCAACGGCGGCAACACGCGGCTGGCCATCCTGCGCGAGTTGTGGAGCGAGACCAAGGAGGAACGCTTCTTCCGCATTGCGTGCCTGTTCCGCCCGTGGCCGGCGCGCGGTGAAATCGTGGCGCTGACCGGGCACCTGGCCGAGAACGAGCTGCGCGGCGGGCTGACCTTCATCGAGCGTGCCTTGGGCATCGAGAAGGCGCGCGAGTTCTACGAGCAGGAAAGCGGCCAGGCGCTGTCGCAGAGCGAACTCGCGCGGCGGCTGACTTCCGACGGCTATCCGGTGCCGCAGTCACACATCAGCCGCATGAACGATGCGGTGCGCTATCTGCTGCCGGCGATCCCGACCCTGCTGTACGGCGGATTGGGTCGGCATCAGGTGGACCGGCTCGCGGTGCTGCGCAAGGCGTGCGAGCGCACCTGGGAGCGGCGTGCGCTCGGCCGCACCGTGGCCGTGGACTTCGCCACCTTGTTTCAGGACGTGCTGACGCAGTTCGACACACAGCCGGACGACTTCTCGCCGCAGCGGGTGCAGGACGAGCTGGTGGGGCAGATGGCCGAGCTGCTGGAGGCGGACTACGACACGCTGGCTCTGGAGATCAACGACAGCGAAAGCCGCCAGCGTGCGCTGATCAGCGAACCGGCGGCTCCGACGCCACCGGTAGCGCCTGTCGTGCCTGCTGCTCCTCCCCCGCCGATCTCCGCGCCTCAGCAGCCATCCGCCTCGTCTGTGCCGCGCGACACCACGCCGGTCGCGCCACCGGCGCCAGCAGCGACACCGCCTGCATCGCCCGAAGCGCCGGAGGACCAGCAAGGGCAACGCGACGAGTGCCTGCAAGGGCACATCGTGACACCGGCACCGACCACCGAGCGCCTGCAGTCCATCCAGCGGATGGTCGCGGACCAGCTCGGCGACAAGCTGCCCGACTTCGAGGCCGATGCGCTGCGGGCGATCCCCGTACAGGCTGGCGGGCTCTTTCCCATCTCGGATGTCTGGTACATCGAGCCGGGACTGGACGCGCCGGATCGCCTGCGCGTGCACATCGCGCAGTTCGCGCGCGAAATCGGCGAGGAAGCGGCGGTTGCCGACCACATCGAGGCCAGCGCCGGCGGCATCGGCTTCGTCTGCGTGTCGCCGGCCGTGGGCCAGGCGAAGGCGCTGCCTGCGTTCGCGCGGGCGGTGCTGACCCTGCTGCATGTACTGAGCGTGGCGCCGCCAGCCGCGAATGGATTGGACCGCGCGCGGCTGGCCGACGAGCTGGCGGCGCTGCTGCATGGCCACGGCGGCTCGGCCACACGCCTGAGCGATGCTGCGCTGGTGAAGCTGTTCCGTCTGCTGCGCCTGGCGCGCCGGTTGCTGGATCTGGAAGCCGGCGTAGCGAGCCAGGATTCCTGA
- a CDS encoding HNH endonuclease — protein sequence MQHYPKTMPGPTAELLIEKEKPNGTYRLESVLTQLQIDFHNKCYICEDIPQSINIEHLIPHKEDKNLKFSWINLCWSCGHCNNIKLSKYDTILNCLNDPNIESKLEYIYSPFPSEQVAIQDHHNTDESKLTKEMLLGVFNGTTPMKKIESNDLRKKICKELLELNQYVLEFTETQDTEHRELLGVKIKARVKESAKFASFTRAFLRKHTLTLQELRAKIENFPI from the coding sequence ATGCAACACTATCCTAAGACCATGCCCGGCCCAACAGCAGAACTACTAATAGAAAAAGAAAAGCCCAATGGCACATACAGACTAGAGTCGGTACTAACACAGCTACAAATAGACTTCCACAACAAATGCTACATATGCGAAGACATACCTCAATCTATAAACATAGAACACTTAATTCCACACAAAGAAGATAAAAATTTAAAATTCTCTTGGATTAATCTCTGCTGGTCTTGTGGGCACTGCAACAACATCAAGCTATCAAAGTACGACACCATTCTTAACTGCTTGAATGATCCAAACATCGAGAGCAAACTTGAATACATTTACTCTCCGTTCCCTTCAGAGCAAGTCGCCATTCAAGACCACCACAACACTGATGAGTCGAAACTCACGAAAGAGATGCTGTTAGGCGTTTTCAACGGAACCACTCCGATGAAAAAAATAGAATCTAACGACCTCAGAAAGAAAATCTGCAAAGAGCTACTCGAATTAAACCAATACGTTTTAGAGTTCACCGAAACACAAGATACAGAGCATCGAGAACTACTCGGAGTAAAAATTAAAGCACGAGTTAAAGAAAGTGCAAAATTCGCATCATTTACTCGAGCCTTCCTAAGAAAACACACCTTAACATTGCAAGAACTTAGAGCGAAGATTGAAAACTTCCCCATCTAA
- a CDS encoding AAA family ATPase has product MDSTFITSFNITDLTNVKPVEVKLGDKITHLIITGRNGCGKTTILKAIQEEFAEIKRTNGNLKNHRKNKQKAQEEYDLDPTPDKATAISLYKSTPDEKIELNLKTHKGLIPEEHICILFTAHRELQASLPSSITPIEIPESRNNNSYLAPSIIQYLVNQKAQQAFAGIEGDEETVKSIGDWFESFTLAIREVLEIENLELQFDRIKFNFNLIEGEKQYSLTSLSSGQSAILAIFSELLLRTEQANSKKNDIGGIILIDEPETHLHASLQKKIIPFLVKAFPQFQFIVTTHSPFIVSSLQNTKILNLETGLTHDDFSSYSYEAILEDYMQVDKYSDQVKSKVDLIKRHLNEGSKTIAQAILDELLGQLNSKEFSHYTSAELALELSSIKLALKNIE; this is encoded by the coding sequence ATGGACTCGACATTCATAACTTCCTTTAACATCACAGACCTTACAAACGTAAAGCCTGTAGAAGTTAAATTAGGCGATAAAATAACTCACCTAATTATTACCGGGCGCAATGGCTGCGGGAAGACTACAATATTAAAAGCCATTCAAGAAGAATTTGCAGAAATAAAAAGAACAAATGGAAATCTAAAAAACCATAGAAAGAACAAACAAAAAGCTCAAGAAGAATATGATCTTGACCCCACACCTGATAAGGCCACTGCGATTTCACTATACAAGTCCACCCCGGACGAAAAAATAGAATTAAACTTAAAAACTCATAAAGGGTTAATACCCGAAGAACACATATGCATATTATTCACTGCGCATAGAGAACTTCAGGCCTCACTCCCATCCTCGATCACCCCCATCGAGATACCTGAAAGCAGAAATAACAATAGCTATCTAGCACCCTCAATAATACAATACCTGGTTAACCAAAAAGCACAACAAGCCTTTGCTGGAATCGAAGGAGACGAAGAGACAGTCAAATCAATAGGTGATTGGTTTGAGTCATTCACCCTTGCAATCAGAGAAGTATTAGAAATTGAAAATCTCGAACTACAATTTGATCGAATTAAATTCAATTTCAACCTTATAGAAGGAGAGAAGCAGTACTCTCTGACATCTTTATCAAGCGGACAGTCAGCAATACTAGCCATTTTCTCAGAACTCCTGCTTAGGACAGAACAAGCAAATAGCAAAAAAAACGATATCGGGGGAATAATTCTAATAGATGAACCCGAAACTCACCTACACGCCTCACTGCAAAAGAAAATTATTCCATTCTTGGTAAAAGCTTTCCCTCAATTTCAGTTTATTGTCACAACACACTCCCCCTTCATCGTCTCATCACTACAAAACACAAAAATTCTAAACCTAGAAACTGGGCTAACTCATGACGATTTTTCAAGCTACTCGTATGAGGCAATCCTTGAGGACTATATGCAGGTCGACAAGTACTCCGACCAAGTAAAATCAAAAGTAGACCTCATAAAGAGACACTTAAACGAAGGAAGCAAAACCATTGCGCAAGCGATACTGGATGAACTTCTAGGACAACTCAACTCCAAAGAGTTTAGTCATTACACTTCAGCAGAATTAGCATTAGAGCTAAGCTCTATAAAGCTGGCACTTAAGAATATTGAGTAG
- a CDS encoding ParA family protein, giving the protein MQVVSIISTKGGVGKTTTAANLGGLIADAGLRVLLLDLDVQPTLSSYFTLDVRAPGGIYEMLAFNERRIEHLVSRTAIAGLDLVLSNDDRGELNTLLLHAPDGRLRLRNLLPVFREHYDLLLIDTQGARSVLLEMAVLASDLALSPVTPEILAARELRRGTLQLIEDISPYRHLSIEPPPLRLLINRVHTVSSNARLVQQALRQVFQEQAGVQVLDTDVPAIEAYPRAATRGLPVHRVEYRQPAGRAAPAALETMRALAGELFPAWRERLALVTGRADAGGAGHGERA; this is encoded by the coding sequence ATGCAGGTGGTGTCCATCATTTCAACCAAGGGCGGCGTCGGCAAGACCACGACGGCGGCCAACCTGGGCGGCCTCATTGCCGATGCCGGGCTGCGCGTGCTGCTGCTGGACCTGGACGTGCAGCCCACGCTGTCGAGCTACTTCACACTGGACGTGCGTGCGCCCGGCGGCATCTACGAGATGCTCGCCTTCAACGAGCGGCGCATCGAGCACCTGGTGTCGCGCACCGCGATCGCGGGCCTGGACCTGGTGCTCTCCAACGACGACCGCGGCGAACTGAACACACTGCTGCTGCACGCGCCCGACGGGCGCCTGCGGCTGCGCAACCTGTTGCCGGTCTTCCGCGAGCACTACGACCTGCTGCTGATCGACACCCAGGGCGCGCGCAGCGTGCTGCTGGAGATGGCGGTGCTGGCGTCCGACCTGGCGCTGTCGCCGGTGACGCCGGAAATCCTCGCGGCGCGCGAGCTGCGGCGCGGCACGCTGCAACTGATCGAGGACATCTCGCCGTATCGGCACCTGAGCATCGAACCGCCGCCGCTGCGCCTGCTCATCAACCGTGTGCATACGGTGTCGTCGAACGCGCGGCTGGTCCAGCAGGCGCTGCGACAGGTGTTCCAGGAACAGGCCGGCGTGCAGGTGCTGGACACCGACGTGCCGGCCATCGAAGCCTATCCGCGCGCTGCGACACGAGGATTGCCGGTGCATCGGGTGGAGTACCGCCAACCGGCGGGCCGCGCGGCGCCCGCGGCGCTGGAGACCATGCGCGCGCTGGCTGGCGAGCTGTTCCCCGCGTGGCGGGAGCGCCTCGCGCTAGTCACCGGCCGGGCCGATGCGGGAGGGGCCGGCCATGGCGAGCGTGCATGA
- a CDS encoding LysR family transcriptional regulator, with protein sequence MDFRLLRYFVAVAEELHLARAAERLGIEQSPVSRAMRDLESQLGVQLFDRSTRLTRLTWAGQVFLGECRRVQATVEQAVKSAKAAAQGYQGHLRIAICDSLAQPRIATLLARSREDEPELEIRVFELPFVQQLKMLHNDLLDIGFALSNAVHDGLVAEPVWTDPLSVIVPARHPLLAHVQVPLAEALKFPLVLCHPESGSGCRHQIQAMLQDAGTPLKLVDEVTSLGVMLTLVGAGYGIGFAIASQVQTLQRPDISIRPLTGTPPMLSTYLLRRRGEPSEPMKRFLARVKDEASPVDDKPVR encoded by the coding sequence TTGGATTTCAGATTGCTGCGTTACTTCGTCGCAGTTGCGGAAGAACTGCATCTGGCCCGTGCAGCCGAGCGTCTGGGCATCGAGCAATCGCCTGTGTCGCGTGCGATGCGCGACCTGGAAAGCCAGCTCGGTGTACAGTTGTTCGACCGCAGCACACGCCTGACGCGGCTGACCTGGGCCGGCCAGGTGTTCCTCGGCGAATGCCGGCGCGTGCAGGCTACCGTGGAGCAGGCAGTCAAGAGCGCCAAGGCCGCGGCGCAGGGCTACCAAGGCCATCTGCGCATCGCCATCTGCGACAGCCTGGCGCAGCCCCGCATCGCTACCTTGCTGGCACGCAGCCGCGAGGATGAACCCGAGCTGGAGATTCGCGTCTTCGAGTTGCCGTTCGTGCAGCAGCTCAAGATGCTGCACAACGATCTGCTGGACATCGGCTTTGCGTTGTCGAACGCGGTGCATGATGGGCTCGTCGCCGAGCCGGTGTGGACCGATCCGCTGTCGGTGATCGTGCCCGCACGCCATCCCTTGCTGGCACACGTCCAGGTGCCGCTGGCCGAAGCCTTGAAGTTCCCGCTGGTTCTGTGCCATCCCGAATCGGGATCGGGCTGCCGCCATCAGATTCAAGCGATGCTGCAGGACGCAGGCACGCCGCTCAAGCTGGTCGATGAAGTGACCAGCCTGGGCGTGATGCTGACCCTGGTCGGCGCCGGCTACGGCATCGGCTTCGCCATCGCCTCGCAGGTGCAGACGCTACAGCGCCCGGACATCTCCATTCGTCCCCTGACCGGCACCCCACCGATGCTCTCTACCTACCTGCTGCGCCGCCGGGGCGAACCCTCGGAGCCCATGAAGCGGTTCCTCGCGCGAGTGAAAGACGAGGCCTCACCGGTCGATGATAAGCCGGTTCGTTGA
- a CDS encoding AlpA family transcriptional regulator: protein MSSQTTATAALTEHRILRRAEVEAKTGFKRAHIYSLMKDGNFPKALRLGVRAVGWDSVEIEQWIADRLKERA from the coding sequence ATGTCTTCGCAGACCACCGCCACGGCGGCATTGACCGAACACCGCATCCTGCGCCGCGCTGAGGTCGAAGCCAAGACCGGCTTCAAGCGCGCGCACATCTACAGCCTGATGAAGGACGGCAACTTCCCCAAGGCGCTGCGCCTGGGCGTGCGCGCGGTGGGCTGGGACTCGGTGGAGATCGAACAGTGGATCGCCGATCGCCTCAAAGAACGCGCCTGA
- a CDS encoding methyl-accepting chemotaxis protein yields the protein MNSPMSIAQRLSLGFGLVLSLMILITLIGVQRVGFIDETLTAVSDGAALKQRYAINFRGSVHDRAIAIRDAVLDGDGAALTGHLNEIQRLDRFYQESAQAMETLLAKQAPTAAEQRLLENIKTIERSTLALTEQLISLRRDGNQAALPLLMERVSPAYSEWLKHINTFIDHQEEVISQDLGEVREVAGGFRLLILLVTGVALLLSVGISLVIINKLKSTLGAEPHRVAQVIQQLAKGELDQQIETQYPNSVMADLQNMVRHLSDTIAQVRSAATELTHSSDQLMATSDSNNQQIRLQSSEAEQMATAINQMAATVSEVANYAASAAAATRNAGGEVTIGNRVVNETATAIQTLARTLESATQSVQQVSTDSESIEKIIEVITSIAEQTNLLALNAAIEAARAGEHGRGFAVVADEVRSLATRTQDSTREIRGMIAKLQEGAGKAAEVMLESRELAQKTVEQTVLAEQALSKISDEVTAINDMNTQIASASEQQSAVAEEVNQNISRIHNATLETSAGSEQVAASSQELATLANRLTDKVSFFKVRAA from the coding sequence ATGAATTCCCCCATGAGTATTGCTCAGCGTCTGAGCCTGGGCTTCGGCCTGGTGCTGTCGCTGATGATTCTGATCACGCTCATCGGTGTGCAGCGCGTCGGTTTCATCGACGAGACGCTGACCGCCGTCAGCGATGGCGCCGCGCTGAAACAGCGCTACGCGATCAACTTTCGCGGCAGTGTGCATGACCGAGCCATCGCCATTCGCGACGCGGTACTGGATGGCGATGGCGCGGCGTTGACCGGGCACCTGAACGAGATCCAGCGTCTTGATCGCTTCTATCAGGAATCGGCGCAGGCCATGGAAACGCTGCTGGCGAAACAGGCGCCCACTGCAGCGGAACAGCGCCTGCTGGAGAACATCAAGACCATCGAGCGCAGCACGCTGGCACTGACCGAGCAGTTGATCAGCCTGCGCCGCGACGGCAACCAGGCAGCACTGCCGCTGTTGATGGAGCGGGTTTCTCCGGCTTACAGCGAGTGGCTCAAGCACATCAATACCTTTATCGATCACCAGGAAGAGGTGATCAGCCAGGATCTAGGCGAGGTGCGCGAGGTGGCCGGTGGCTTCCGTTTGCTGATTTTGCTGGTCACGGGCGTTGCATTGCTGCTGAGCGTGGGCATCAGCCTGGTAATCATCAACAAGTTGAAATCGACACTGGGCGCCGAGCCGCACCGGGTCGCGCAGGTGATCCAGCAGTTGGCCAAGGGTGAGCTTGATCAGCAGATCGAGACGCAGTATCCGAATAGCGTGATGGCGGATCTGCAGAACATGGTTCGCCACCTGAGCGACACCATCGCGCAGGTACGCAGCGCGGCAACGGAGCTGACGCATTCGTCGGATCAGCTGATGGCCACGTCCGACAGCAACAACCAGCAGATTCGCCTGCAATCGAGCGAAGCCGAGCAAATGGCCACCGCGATCAACCAGATGGCCGCCACGGTCAGCGAGGTGGCCAACTATGCCGCCAGCGCAGCGGCCGCCACACGTAATGCCGGCGGCGAGGTGACCATTGGCAATCGCGTGGTGAACGAGACGGCAACCGCCATCCAGACCCTGGCACGCACCCTTGAGAGCGCGACGCAAAGCGTGCAGCAGGTTTCCACCGACAGCGAGAGCATCGAAAAGATCATCGAGGTGATTACCTCCATCGCCGAACAGACCAACCTGCTGGCGCTCAATGCCGCCATCGAGGCTGCCCGCGCCGGCGAGCACGGCCGTGGCTTTGCGGTGGTGGCGGACGAGGTGCGCTCCCTGGCGACCCGCACGCAGGACTCGACACGGGAAATTCGCGGCATGATCGCCAAGCTCCAGGAGGGCGCCGGCAAGGCTGCAGAGGTGATGCTCGAGAGCCGCGAGTTGGCGCAGAAGACCGTCGAGCAGACCGTGCTGGCCGAGCAGGCGCTGAGCAAGATCAGTGATGAAGTGACCGCGATCAATGACATGAACACGCAGATAGCCAGCGCCTCGGAACAGCAAAGCGCGGTCGCCGAGGAGGTCAACCAGAACATCAGCCGCATCCACAACGCGACTCTGGAAACCTCCGCAGGCTCGGAGCAGGTGGCGGCCTCCAGCCAGGAGCTGGCAACCCTGGCGAACCGCCTGACCGACAAGGTGAGCTTCTTCAAGGTGCGGGCAGCCTGA